One genomic region from Listeria monocytogenes encodes:
- the uvrC gene encoding excinuclease ABC subunit UvrC: protein MDDKLQKKLTLLPESPGCYIYRDENNEILYIGKSKCLKNRVKSYFHSKQIGKTARLVRQIRDLELIITTSEKEALLLEMILIQKYQPPFNIQLKEGTSYPYIKITNEKNPHIEVVFEVKRDGAHYFGPYPGRFSARQTVDLIEKLFPLCRCDGKPGRPCLYYHLGLCLGPCQAEIEPAVYKKQIHKISRFLEGDVKNVKDKLLGDMLTATENLEFERAAELRDKIHAINETIEKQHIIFPGLKNRDIIGCYEQDNYLSVFVFFVRNGAINGSKWHVFQVEKTLQEELATFLNQFYEDPNNIQPKELLIAEKIDKSLLNEPLRKACLFPQKGSKKKQVDLAIENAKSAYIAYAKMKEYDFEIQLNNH from the coding sequence TTGGACGATAAATTACAAAAGAAATTGACCTTATTACCTGAATCACCAGGTTGTTATATTTATAGAGATGAAAATAATGAAATTCTTTATATTGGCAAATCTAAATGTTTGAAAAACCGCGTAAAGTCTTATTTCCATAGCAAACAAATTGGAAAAACTGCAAGACTAGTCAGACAAATTCGAGATTTAGAATTAATTATTACAACTTCCGAAAAAGAAGCTTTACTACTCGAAATGATTTTAATTCAAAAATACCAGCCACCTTTTAATATCCAGTTAAAAGAAGGGACGAGCTACCCATATATCAAAATTACGAATGAAAAAAATCCGCATATCGAAGTTGTATTTGAAGTAAAACGAGACGGTGCGCATTATTTTGGTCCTTATCCAGGTCGTTTTTCAGCAAGACAAACGGTGGACCTAATTGAAAAATTGTTTCCACTTTGTCGATGTGACGGTAAGCCAGGGCGACCATGTTTGTACTACCATCTTGGATTGTGCCTAGGTCCATGCCAAGCCGAAATTGAGCCGGCTGTTTATAAAAAACAAATCCATAAAATTAGTCGGTTTCTTGAAGGTGACGTGAAAAATGTGAAAGATAAACTACTGGGGGACATGTTAACTGCAACCGAAAATCTCGAATTCGAAAGAGCTGCAGAACTTCGAGATAAAATACACGCTATTAATGAGACAATCGAAAAGCAACATATTATTTTTCCTGGCCTAAAAAATCGGGATATCATTGGTTGCTATGAACAAGATAATTATTTAAGTGTCTTCGTTTTCTTCGTTCGAAATGGTGCAATTAATGGAAGTAAATGGCACGTTTTCCAAGTCGAAAAAACCCTTCAAGAAGAGTTAGCCACGTTTCTCAATCAATTTTATGAAGATCCTAACAACATTCAACCAAAAGAGTTGTTAATCGCTGAAAAAATAGATAAAAGCTTGCTGAATGAGCCGCTTAGAAAAGCTTGTTTATTTCCACAAAAAGGCAGTAAAAAGAAACAAGTAGACCTGGCTATCGAAAATGCTAAAAGTGCTTATATTGCATACGCAAAAATGAAAGAATATGATTTTGAAATACAACTAAACAATCATTAG